The proteins below are encoded in one region of Sporosarcina sp. FSL K6-1508:
- a CDS encoding CD3324 family protein: protein MSYKNAKNLLPAELVELIQNYVDGEYIYIPRIEDNKKSWGSSTDTIRELNLRNCNIYNDYLTGMDMDTLGRKYYLSSKSIQRIVLKEKRANF, encoded by the coding sequence ATGAGCTATAAAAATGCAAAGAATCTACTACCAGCCGAGTTGGTAGAGTTAATACAAAATTATGTGGACGGTGAATATATATATATCCCGCGAATAGAAGATAATAAAAAGAGTTGGGGATCCAGTACTGATACAATAAGGGAATTGAATTTGAGAAATTGTAATATTTATAACGATTATCTAACGGGAATGGATATGGATACTTTGGGTAGAAAATATTATTTGTCATCAAAGAGTATTCAAAGAATTGTACTTAAAGAAAAAAGAGCAAACTTTTGA
- a CDS encoding GNAT family N-acetyltransferase — protein sequence MNNLFTIDCGEILLREFRIEDVDRIYEITSQPEVYEFLPDWHSTREQRLNWVTNYEIPSNKEFLSAVPNIDGQNYLKLGIVLKETGEFIGFCNTGIKEELSEPNREIAYAISKHYRNRGYSTKAVKGLIKYLFENTDVEQLNTAVLPLNISSSKVIQKCGFHFNGDIEIEDQTHYHYTLSKEDWKSGNNQ from the coding sequence ATGAACAATTTATTTACAATAGACTGTGGAGAAATATTACTGAGAGAGTTTAGAATTGAAGATGTAGATAGGATTTATGAAATCACCTCACAACCTGAAGTTTATGAATTTCTGCCTGATTGGCATTCAACAAGAGAACAACGATTGAACTGGGTTACAAATTATGAAATACCATCCAATAAAGAGTTTTTGTCAGCCGTCCCTAATATCGATGGTCAAAATTATTTGAAATTGGGAATTGTATTAAAGGAAACTGGCGAATTTATAGGTTTTTGCAATACTGGGATTAAAGAAGAGCTAAGTGAACCAAACCGGGAAATTGCTTATGCTATTTCAAAACATTACAGAAATCGTGGATACTCAACAAAAGCAGTAAAAGGATTGATAAAATATCTGTTTGAGAATACAGATGTAGAACAACTTAATACAGCTGTTCTGCCCCTCAATATAAGCTCAAGTAAAGTTATTCAAAAATGTGGTTTCCATTTTAATGGTGATATTGAAATTGAAGACCAAACGCATTATCATTACACTCTTAGCAAAGAAGATTGGAAAAGTGGAAATAATCAATAA
- a CDS encoding IS4 family transposase — protein MDKITRKTSFGQWFSPINIQLVEENVKTMRLDAYTKKLTTDSFLKLLLFAQLHETESLHALSDCLFNKHLQVSTNLDSISVSQLSRRLNGMNPVLFQQLFLDLVAQIHQKTNYAKITMPLKIIDSSTLPLNLTNHRWAKFRKTKAGVKLHLRLVFMEKGTSYPEKAVLTTANEHDRNQLEVMVDDKECMYVFDRGYLDYERFDRMTDDGYFFLSRLRKNAVIHECEDFQLPEGTTVLSDQAVLIGTTQNRAENIFRLLKVIDSKGNELQLITNRFDLSADEISEMYKSRWAIELFFKWIKQHLNIKKFYGQSEWAIHNQVYIALIVYCLNVLVQIKTRSKHKILKISRYLKASLWKPAHIWIRKIKGTAVP, from the coding sequence ATGGACAAGATTACACGAAAAACTTCATTTGGACAATGGTTTTCACCTATTAATATTCAATTAGTTGAAGAAAACGTGAAAACAATGAGATTAGATGCTTATACGAAGAAACTTACGACAGATTCATTCTTAAAATTACTGCTTTTTGCACAGCTTCATGAAACGGAAAGTCTGCACGCGCTGAGTGATTGTCTTTTTAATAAACATCTTCAAGTCAGCACAAACCTTGATTCTATAAGCGTTTCTCAATTATCCCGCAGGCTCAATGGAATGAATCCCGTGCTATTTCAACAACTTTTTCTTGATTTAGTCGCGCAAATTCATCAAAAAACAAATTATGCCAAAATCACTATGCCTTTAAAAATCATTGATTCGAGCACATTGCCACTCAATTTAACCAATCACCGATGGGCTAAATTCCGCAAAACGAAAGCTGGGGTAAAGCTTCATTTACGTCTTGTGTTTATGGAAAAAGGAACGTCCTATCCTGAAAAAGCTGTGCTTACAACAGCGAATGAACATGATCGTAATCAGCTTGAAGTCATGGTTGATGACAAGGAATGCATGTATGTTTTCGACCGTGGATATTTAGATTACGAACGTTTCGATCGCATGACAGATGACGGCTACTTTTTCTTATCCAGACTACGTAAAAATGCAGTAATCCATGAATGTGAAGACTTCCAATTGCCAGAAGGCACAACGGTATTATCGGATCAAGCGGTGTTGATTGGTACAACTCAAAATCGTGCTGAAAACATCTTTCGCTTACTCAAAGTAATAGACTCGAAAGGGAATGAACTACAACTCATCACCAATCGGTTTGACCTGAGTGCAGACGAAATCTCCGAGATGTACAAATCACGCTGGGCAATTGAACTGTTTTTTAAATGGATCAAACAACATTTGAACATCAAAAAGTTCTATGGTCAAAGCGAATGGGCCATTCATAATCAGGTATATATCGCACTCATCGTATATTGCTTGAATGTGTTGGTGCAAATAAAGACACGGAGTAAACATAAAATCTTGAAAATTAGTCGCTATTTAAAGGCTTCTCTTTGGAAACCTGCACATATTTGGATTCGTAAAATCAAAGGGACAGCAGTCCCGTAA